GAAACATCAGACCCCGCCAAGAtcgcctgaagaagaagaagaaaaagctTAAAAGAGCTTCGTTAGGGCCCTCTGTTGTTAGGTCAAATGCAATGCTCTTGATATTAATTGGATCATAAATCAGAAAGGACCTGGACACTTCTCACAAAACAAGATGTCCCCGCATTTAATATGAACAGTTCATTTCCAATCGGATAGAGTGGGTCAGGACTACATAGAGAAGATACCATCACTAATCAAATCTCCCTGTTCCCTCAATAACTCAGACCTCGCTTTTAGTTTTTGGTGGGTTTTATGTCACATCACACCAAATGGCACCAAATTATGCCTAAATTATTGATCCTATCTTTTAAGTTTCTGCTTTGTGCACACCCAATTCAGCTTTCCCTTTAGTATATTCACAAAGCCTCCCTTGATCCACAACTCATCATATGTCCTAGATCCAAAAGCCAGTCAAGCCCTACTGATGCCCACACCCATCATTGGCCATCAATTGCAGCTGCAAGGGCAAATCCGTAATTTGCCCGCCCCAGGACCACGAGAGGTCCTGCCGCCTGCaggtgccggtgccggagccGCTGAGCTAACCACCTGCTGGCTTTTGTCTCATCGCCTCTAACTTGGCAAGTAAGCAAGTCATCAGCCACCAAACAGGTCAGCTAGGCGAGGCGGTTAGGCCAGCGTCTTGTGTGCCCAAGAAGGCAACAACTCGAGAGAACTCAGACAGacctcgccctcctcctcctcctcctccggcgaaTCCCGCGCTGGTTCCGGGATGTCGACGGAACTCCTGACGAAATTCCTCACGTGAGTGCCCCTTCCACCCCTGTCCCAGGCCTTTCTTGCCTGAAATTCGGTGGAATTTCTCGATGCCGAGCGGTGCTTCCGGTTGTGTTTGGTCCCTGTTcctggaagaagaagaaggctgTGCCGAGCTCATCTGCTTGTTGTGTGGTTGCAGGTTGCTGTTCGGATACGCGATGCCGGCGCTGGAGTGCTTCAAGGCGATCGAGCAGCGGCCCGGCCGAGCTGACCAGCTCCGGTTCTGGTGCGAGTACTGGTAATGATTCAGAAGCCTGTATCTCTGGGTAATTGGTCCGTTTAAGCTTCTGCGATTTGCTTAATTGGATTGGAGGTTGGGAGTAATTCGAATTCGAACTCGTACTAATAGAGAGAATCGGATCTGGCAGCTAACCTAGAAAAGGGGATTGATTTCTATCTAGTAGTAGGTACAGGTAAAGAGTTGTTTCGCTTGGTGTGGGATTCAATAGCAAattcttttttttctgaaaaaggACTATGTAGCAATTTCATTTCATATATGGGAATGGGATACAGAACCGCAAGATCTTACTTTTAGTTGCTGACTGAAATCTTTGGGTGGTTGACTTAATATGATTAACTGAAAGTCTGATATACTATGATGTGTACTGCTTGGAGACCTTCGTCTTGCTAAGTTTGACCAGTTTCATCAACCTTGCAGGATTATCCTAGTGCTCCTGGTCATGTTCGACGAAATTGCGGGCGTTCTGATTTCCAAGTAATTACCAAAATATCAATCATAACTTCATTCAGAAAAGTGGTTGTGGTCTGACAACTCCCTCCATTCCCATCGCAGGGTTCCAATGTACTACGAGGTCAGGCTTGCGTTCCTCGTGTACCTGTGGTACCCGAAGACAAGGGTATGCACTAGAAGACTAGAAGTGCATAACACTGAATGCAGTGCAGCAACAGAAAGCTGTGGCTGTGCATCTCTAATCTTTTGATATACTGTATGCCTGAACACTGAACAGAAAGTCATTCTCTTCTGAACCAGGGAACGGACATCGTGTACGAGACCTTCCTCCAGCCCCTGGTGATGCAGTACCAGCCCAGCATCGAGGCGAGGCTGCAGTACCTGCGCGCCAATGCCGGTGACATCCTtgtcttctacctcaagaa
The sequence above is drawn from the Panicum hallii strain FIL2 chromosome 7, PHallii_v3.1, whole genome shotgun sequence genome and encodes:
- the LOC112900047 gene encoding putative HVA22-like protein g, with protein sequence MSTELLTKFLTLLFGYAMPALECFKAIEQRPGRADQLRFWCEYWIILVLLVMFDEIAGVLISKVPMYYEVRLAFLVYLWYPKTRGTDIVYETFLQPLVMQYQPSIEARLQYLRANAGDILVFYLKNFTERGYDLFLRVMDYVRSQASRGSRTRSFFSFRGDRAERPSFTDDYAIGGERRDGGRHRRPRSGY